Proteins encoded together in one Citromicrobium bathyomarinum window:
- a CDS encoding DUF2285 domain-containing protein translates to MASARLGGDNYLIPRDQSFPIRLAALDAFHCCVDGSAAPSVRNQLQPTAYQSHRFHLLLAILDALSRAPEGVMLKDIAGTIVYRGLSAQRAIDWKSSSQRRQTQRLVVEARRMASHGYLGLLRQSRLRSFQTH, encoded by the coding sequence ATGGCCTCCGCCCGGTTGGGTGGAGACAATTATCTGATCCCTCGGGACCAGTCGTTTCCGATCAGGCTGGCGGCGCTCGATGCGTTTCACTGCTGTGTAGATGGTTCCGCTGCTCCCAGCGTGCGAAACCAGTTGCAGCCCACTGCCTATCAGTCCCACCGCTTCCACTTGCTGCTCGCCATACTTGATGCTTTATCCCGGGCGCCTGAGGGTGTTATGCTAAAAGATATCGCTGGAACCATTGTTTATCGGGGATTGTCCGCGCAGCGCGCCATTGACTGGAAATCGTCATCGCAACGCCGCCAGACCCAGCGTCTCGTGGTTGAGGCGCGGCGAATGGCGTCGCACGGCTATCTCGGCTTGCTTCGCCAAAGCCGGCTCCGCTCTTTTCAAACGCACTGA